The region CGCGACCACGGTGACCGTCCGGATGAAGGCGTTGTCGCCGGCGCCGAGCAGCACGCCGTCCAGGGCGAAGACGATGCCGGCCACCGGCATCATGCACACCAGCCACGGCCACAGCACGTGCAGCTGCCCGCGGACTCCCTCATCGGAGGTGAACAGCGTCGGTATCAGGTACCAGCCGGCCGCCATCACCGCGCCGAACACCACCCCGGCGGTGAACCCGTAGCGGCTGACCCGCCAGGCGGTGCGCTTGGCCGCCGCGACCGCCCCGCCGCCCAGCGCCGCGCCGATCAGCGCCTGCGCCGCGATCGCGAACGAGTCCAGCAGCAGGGCGATGAACGTCCACAGCAGCAGGCCGACCTGGTGCGCGGCGAGCTCTGCCGCGCCCATCCGGCCGGCCGCCCCGGCAGCGGTGAGGTAGGCGGCCTGAAATGCCAGCGCGCGGACCACCAGGTCACGGCTGACCACCAGTTGCGCCCGCATCACCTTCCAGTCGGGGGCGATCGGCACCCCCTCGGCGCGGATCGCCCGCAGCATCAGCACCGCCCCGACCCACTGGGCGAGCACGTTCGCGATCGCCGAGCCGGTCAAGCCCAGGCCCGCCGGGTAGACCAGCAGGGGCGAGGCCGCCGCCGACAGCGCGTTGGCCACGACGACGATCCGCACCGGGGTCCGGGTCTCCTGCACGCCCCTGAGCCAGCCGTTGCCGGCCAGCACGATGAGAATGCCGGGCAACCCAAGCATGGCGACGCGCAGCCACTCGGTGGCCGCGTCGGCGACCGGGCCCGGGCCGCCGGTGATCGCCTGCACCACCGGCCTGGCCACCAGTTGGCCGACCAGCACGGCGAGCAGCCCGATCCACAGCGCCAGCCAGGACGCCTGGACACCCTCGTTCACCGCGGCCGAGCGGCGGCCCGCGCCGTAGTAGCGGGCCGCCCGCCCGGTGGTGCCGTACTCAAGCGAGGTGCCGAGCACCGTCAGCATCGTCATCACCGTGCCGGCCGCGCCCAGGGCGGCCAGCTCGATCCGGCCGAGGTGCCCGACCACCGCTGTGTCGACCAGCAGGAACAGCGGCTCGGCCGCCAGCACCACGAAGGCCGAGGCCGCCAGCGACACTATCCGGCGGGTCGGGACGTCGACGACGTTCACCGGCGCCGAGCTGCCCAACGCCGGCTCAGGGCCGCCCAACCCCGGCTCGGGGCCGCTCAACGCCGGATCGCTGCTCAAGGCCGGCTCACAGCGCGCGGAACATGATCAGCAGGTCGACAAAGCCTTGCTGCGGACAGCTGAAGCCGCCGTAGCCGGGCGCGCGGCTACTCGTCGTCGTCGTCGGCTGCACGAGGCTTGCGGTAGGGGTCGGGGTCACCAGCCGGGACCGCGTGAGCCCGGGCTTGCTGAACCTGGGCGTCAGCCTGCCGGGCCAGAGCGAGCAACTCGTCGATGTGCTGGGCGGACTGGGGCAGCTCGTCGAGATAGAAGGAGACCGTCGGGGTGAACTTGACTCCGGTCTGGCGACCCACCTCGCTGCGGATCTGGCCCTTGGCAGCCTCGAGCGCGGCAGCCGAGTCGGCCCGTTCGACATCGTCGCCGAGCACCGTGTAATACACCGAGGCGTCGTGCAGGTCACCGGTGATCTTGACGTCGGTGACGGTCACCATGCCCAGCCTCGGGTCCTTGATCTGGCTCTCGATGTAGGAGGCGACGATCTGCCGGATACGACCGGCCATTCTGCGGGAGCGTGGCGAATCGGCCATGGCTGAACTCCTTGCTGTCGGTGTGAGTGCCCCACCGAAAGGTCATGCCCAGCGCCGACGTGCGGCGCTGAGCATGACCTTCTGGGACTCCTCGCTGACTAAGGCTGACTACTTAGCCGCGCGGCTTCTCGCGCATTTCGAAGGTCTCGACGATGTCACCGATCTTGATGTCGTTGAACGACCCGAGCCCGATGCCGCACTCGAAACCTTCGCGGACCTCGGTCGCGTCGTCCTTGAACCGCCGCAGCGACTCCACGTTCAGGTGCTCGTTGACGACGA is a window of Jatrophihabitans sp. DNA encoding:
- a CDS encoding MATE family efflux transporter encodes the protein MSSDPALSGPEPGLGGPEPALGSSAPVNVVDVPTRRIVSLAASAFVVLAAEPLFLLVDTAVVGHLGRIELAALGAAGTVMTMLTVLGTSLEYGTTGRAARYYGAGRRSAAVNEGVQASWLALWIGLLAVLVGQLVARPVVQAITGGPGPVADAATEWLRVAMLGLPGILIVLAGNGWLRGVQETRTPVRIVVVANALSAAASPLLVYPAGLGLTGSAIANVLAQWVGAVLMLRAIRAEGVPIAPDWKVMRAQLVVSRDLVVRALAFQAAYLTAAGAAGRMGAAELAAHQVGLLLWTFIALLLDSFAIAAQALIGAALGGGAVAAAKRTAWRVSRYGFTAGVVFGAVMAAGWYLIPTLFTSDEGVRGQLHVLWPWLVCMMPVAGIVFALDGVLLGAGDNAFIRTVTVVAALGGFVPMCLLALWLDWGLAGVWAGLAAFIGLRFVGMVWRTWTGRWLVVGEQR
- the rbfA gene encoding 30S ribosome-binding factor RbfA, encoding MADSPRSRRMAGRIRQIVASYIESQIKDPRLGMVTVTDVKITGDLHDASVYYTVLGDDVERADSAAALEAAKGQIRSEVGRQTGVKFTPTVSFYLDELPQSAQHIDELLALARQADAQVQQARAHAVPAGDPDPYRKPRAADDDDE